A portion of the Jaculus jaculus isolate mJacJac1 chromosome 5, mJacJac1.mat.Y.cur, whole genome shotgun sequence genome contains these proteins:
- the Agbl5 gene encoding cytosolic carboxypeptidase-like protein 5 isoform X2 yields MELRCGGLLFSSRFDSGNLAHVEKVETVSSDGEGLGGGASAPTGAIAASPDYEFNVWTRPDCAETEFENGNRSWFYFSVRGGTQGKLIKINIMNMNKQSKLYSQGMAPLVRTLPSRPRWERIRDRPTFEMTETQFVLSFVHRFVEGRGATTFFAFCYPFSYSDCQDLLNQLDQRFLENHPTHSSPLDTIYYHRELLCYSLDGLRVDLLTITSCHGLQEDREPRLEQLFPDTSTPRPFRFTGKKIFFLSSRVHPGETPSSFVFNGFLDFILRPDDPRSQTLRRLFVFKLIPMLNPDGVVRGHYRTDSRGVNLNRQYLKPDSVLHPAIYGAKAVLLYHHMHSGLNSQNPSEHRPSPHLPPDAPLSDLKKTNNLHNEAHLGQSPDRESPATWTKTQPAEEKADIVWIVPQQSTEEPAPDTISPKESGVAYYVDLHGHASKRGCFMYGNSFSDESTQVENMLYPKLISLNSAHFDFQGCNFSEKNMYARDRRDGQSKEGSGRVAIYKASGIIHSYTLECNYNTGRSVNSIPAACHDNGRASPPPPPAFPSRYTVELFEQVGRAMAIAALDMAECNPWPRIVLSEHNSLTNLRAWMLKHVRNSRGPSSTVNVGVSKKRGSRTPPKSNNGLPISSENTVSRARSFSTGTSTGGSSSSQQNSPQMKNSPSFPFHASRPAGLPGLSCSTQKVSHRVLGPVREPRCQDRRRRQQPLNQRPIASSLAPSLIPASSGPVSSHNLGSCILPNSLSLPGSSCPFSSPGDKPEAVMVIGKGLLGTGAQIPCIRTRLQNCPRRVSAKRGPGFPRLGPGWAGAHRRLTEG; encoded by the exons ATGGAGCTACGCTGTGGGGGATTGCTGTTCAGTTCTCGCTTTGACTCAGGGAACCTAGCCCATGTAGAGAAGGTGGAAACTGTGTCCAGTGATGGGGAAGGACTAGGAGGGGGGGCTTCAGCCCCCACTGGTGCCATTGCTGCTTCCCCTGACTACGAGTTCAATGTGTGGACCCGGCCAGACTGTGCTGAAACAGAATTTGAAAACGGGAACAG GTCATGGTTCTACTTCAGTGTCCGGGGAGGAACTCAAGGGAAACTCATCAAGATCAATATCATGAACATGAACAAGCAAAGCAAACTGTATTCCCAGGGCATGGCCCCCCTTGTGCGCACACTGCCTTCCCGGCCACGCTGGGAACGCATTCGAGACCGACCCACCTTTGAG ATGACAGAGACACAGTTTGTGCTATCCTTTGTTCACCGTTTCGTAGAGGGCCGGGGGGCCACCACCTTCTTCGCCTTCTGCTACCCCTTCTCCTACAGTGACTGCCAGGATTTGCTAAACCAGCTAGACCAGCGCTTTCTGGAGAATCACCCTACCCATAGCAG TCCTCTGGATACCATCTATTACCACCGGGAGCTCCTCTGCTATTCTTTGGATGGACTTCGTGTAGATCTACTAACAATCACTTCTTGCCATGGGCTTCAGGAAGATCGAGAGCCCCGTCTAGAGCAGCTATTTCCTGACACCAGCACCCCCCGACCATTCCGCTTCACAGGCAAAAAG ATATTCTTCTTAAGCAGTAGGGTACATCCTGGAGAGACTCCATCTAGCTTTGTCTTCAATGGTTTTCTGGACTTTATTCTTCGACCTGATGATCCCAGATCTCAAACCCTACGTCGCCTCTTTGTCTTTAAGTTGATTCCCATGTTGAACCCTGATGGTGTGGTCCGGGGCCATTACCG CACAGACTCACGTGGAGTGAATCTGAACCGTCAGTACTTGAAGCCTGATTCAGTTCTGCACCCAGCCATCTATGGGGCTAAAGCTGTGCTTCTCTACCATCACATGCACTCTGGTCTGAACTCCCAGAATCCCTCTGAGCATCGGCCCAGTCCTCATCTCCCTCCTGATGCTCCTCTTTCTGACCTCAAGAAAACCAATAATCTCCACAATGAAGCTCACCTTGGACAGTCACCTGATAGGGAAAGCCCTGCAACCTGGACCAAAACACAGCCAGCAGAAGAAAAGGCTGACATTGTATGGATTGTGCCACAACAGTCTACTGAGGAACCAGCCCCTGATACCATCTCCCCAAAAGAGAGTGGCGTTGCTTACTATGTGGACTTGCATGGACATGCTTCTAAACGGGGCTGCTTCATGTATGGAAACAGCTTTAGTGATGAGAGCACCCAG GTGGAAAACATGCTATATCCAAAGCTCATCTCCTTGAATTCAGCCCACTTTGACTTCCAGGGCTGCAATTTCTCAGAGAAGAATATGTATGCCCGAGACCGTAGAGATGGCCAGTCCAAAGAGGGAAGCGGCCGTGTTGCAATCTACAAAGCCTCAGGGATAATCCACAG CTACACACTTGAATGCAACTACAACACTGGACGCTCAGTAAACAGCATCCCTGCTGCCTGCCatgacaatgggcgtgccagcccccctcccccgccggcTTTCCCCTCCAGATATACTGTGGAACTATTTGAGCAG GTTGGACGAGCTATGGCCATCGCAGCTTTGGACATGGCAGAATGTAATCCATGGCCCCGAATTGTGCTATCAGAACATAACAGCCTCACTAACTTGCGGGCCTGGATGCTAAAACACGTGCGCAACAGCCGAGGCCCGAGCAGCACTGTGAATGTGGGTGTGAGCAAGAAGAGAGGCTCTCGAACTCCTCCTAAAAGTAACAA TGGATTGCCCATTTCTTCCGAAAACACCGTGAGCCGGGCTCGAAGTTTTAGCACTGGCACAAGTACTGGTGGTAGCAGCAGCAGCCAACAAAATTCTCCACAGATGAAGAACTCCCCCAGCTTTCCCTTTCATGCCAGTCGGCCTGCAGGGTTGCCGGGCCTAAGCTGTAGCACCCAAAAGGTCAGCCACCGGGTGCTAGGCCCTGTCAGAG AGCCCCGATGTCAGGACCGAAGACGGAGGCAGCAGCCACTAAACCAGCGCCCTATTGCAAGCAGTCTGGCCCCATCCCTAATTCCTGCCAGTTCTGGTCCAGTCTCCTCACACAACTTGGGCTCCTGCATATTGCCCAATTCACTCAGCTTACCAG GGAGCAGCTGCCCATTCTCATCTCCAGGGGACAAGCCAGAGGCTGTCATGGTGATTGGGAAAGGCCTGCTAGGGACTGGTGCTCAGATCCCCTGTATCAGGACTCGTTTGCAG AATTGCCCGAGGAGAGTTTCCGCCAAGAGGGGTCCCGGATTCCCCAG GTTAGGCCCAGGTTGGGCCGGGGCTCACCGCCGACTCACAGAGGGATGA
- the Agbl5 gene encoding cytosolic carboxypeptidase-like protein 5 isoform X1: protein MELRCGGLLFSSRFDSGNLAHVEKVETVSSDGEGLGGGASAPTGAIAASPDYEFNVWTRPDCAETEFENGNRSWFYFSVRGGTQGKLIKINIMNMNKQSKLYSQGMAPLVRTLPSRPRWERIRDRPTFEMTETQFVLSFVHRFVEGRGATTFFAFCYPFSYSDCQDLLNQLDQRFLENHPTHSSPLDTIYYHRELLCYSLDGLRVDLLTITSCHGLQEDREPRLEQLFPDTSTPRPFRFTGKKIFFLSSRVHPGETPSSFVFNGFLDFILRPDDPRSQTLRRLFVFKLIPMLNPDGVVRGHYRTDSRGVNLNRQYLKPDSVLHPAIYGAKAVLLYHHMHSGLNSQNPSEHRPSPHLPPDAPLSDLKKTNNLHNEAHLGQSPDRESPATWTKTQPAEEKADIVWIVPQQSTEEPAPDTISPKESGVAYYVDLHGHASKRGCFMYGNSFSDESTQVENMLYPKLISLNSAHFDFQGCNFSEKNMYARDRRDGQSKEGSGRVAIYKASGIIHSYTLECNYNTGRSVNSIPAACHDNGRASPPPPPAFPSRYTVELFEQVGRAMAIAALDMAECNPWPRIVLSEHNSLTNLRAWMLKHVRNSRGPSSTVNVGVSKKRGSRTPPKSNNGLPISSENTVSRARSFSTGTSTGGSSSSQQNSPQMKNSPSFPFHASRPAGLPGLSCSTQKVSHRVLGPVREPRCQDRRRRQQPLNQRPIASSLAPSLIPASSGPVSSHNLGSCILPNSLSLPGSSCPFSSPGDKPEAVMVIGKGLLGTGAQIPCIRTRLQVRPRLGRGSPPTHRGMRGSSGPTSPIPQTTESSELEPGPHSAAPGLPQAVPPRPRSAPVFSISCTLSDSPSGICYNRGPLSQPEVCFVPKSPPITISPRV, encoded by the exons ATGGAGCTACGCTGTGGGGGATTGCTGTTCAGTTCTCGCTTTGACTCAGGGAACCTAGCCCATGTAGAGAAGGTGGAAACTGTGTCCAGTGATGGGGAAGGACTAGGAGGGGGGGCTTCAGCCCCCACTGGTGCCATTGCTGCTTCCCCTGACTACGAGTTCAATGTGTGGACCCGGCCAGACTGTGCTGAAACAGAATTTGAAAACGGGAACAG GTCATGGTTCTACTTCAGTGTCCGGGGAGGAACTCAAGGGAAACTCATCAAGATCAATATCATGAACATGAACAAGCAAAGCAAACTGTATTCCCAGGGCATGGCCCCCCTTGTGCGCACACTGCCTTCCCGGCCACGCTGGGAACGCATTCGAGACCGACCCACCTTTGAG ATGACAGAGACACAGTTTGTGCTATCCTTTGTTCACCGTTTCGTAGAGGGCCGGGGGGCCACCACCTTCTTCGCCTTCTGCTACCCCTTCTCCTACAGTGACTGCCAGGATTTGCTAAACCAGCTAGACCAGCGCTTTCTGGAGAATCACCCTACCCATAGCAG TCCTCTGGATACCATCTATTACCACCGGGAGCTCCTCTGCTATTCTTTGGATGGACTTCGTGTAGATCTACTAACAATCACTTCTTGCCATGGGCTTCAGGAAGATCGAGAGCCCCGTCTAGAGCAGCTATTTCCTGACACCAGCACCCCCCGACCATTCCGCTTCACAGGCAAAAAG ATATTCTTCTTAAGCAGTAGGGTACATCCTGGAGAGACTCCATCTAGCTTTGTCTTCAATGGTTTTCTGGACTTTATTCTTCGACCTGATGATCCCAGATCTCAAACCCTACGTCGCCTCTTTGTCTTTAAGTTGATTCCCATGTTGAACCCTGATGGTGTGGTCCGGGGCCATTACCG CACAGACTCACGTGGAGTGAATCTGAACCGTCAGTACTTGAAGCCTGATTCAGTTCTGCACCCAGCCATCTATGGGGCTAAAGCTGTGCTTCTCTACCATCACATGCACTCTGGTCTGAACTCCCAGAATCCCTCTGAGCATCGGCCCAGTCCTCATCTCCCTCCTGATGCTCCTCTTTCTGACCTCAAGAAAACCAATAATCTCCACAATGAAGCTCACCTTGGACAGTCACCTGATAGGGAAAGCCCTGCAACCTGGACCAAAACACAGCCAGCAGAAGAAAAGGCTGACATTGTATGGATTGTGCCACAACAGTCTACTGAGGAACCAGCCCCTGATACCATCTCCCCAAAAGAGAGTGGCGTTGCTTACTATGTGGACTTGCATGGACATGCTTCTAAACGGGGCTGCTTCATGTATGGAAACAGCTTTAGTGATGAGAGCACCCAG GTGGAAAACATGCTATATCCAAAGCTCATCTCCTTGAATTCAGCCCACTTTGACTTCCAGGGCTGCAATTTCTCAGAGAAGAATATGTATGCCCGAGACCGTAGAGATGGCCAGTCCAAAGAGGGAAGCGGCCGTGTTGCAATCTACAAAGCCTCAGGGATAATCCACAG CTACACACTTGAATGCAACTACAACACTGGACGCTCAGTAAACAGCATCCCTGCTGCCTGCCatgacaatgggcgtgccagcccccctcccccgccggcTTTCCCCTCCAGATATACTGTGGAACTATTTGAGCAG GTTGGACGAGCTATGGCCATCGCAGCTTTGGACATGGCAGAATGTAATCCATGGCCCCGAATTGTGCTATCAGAACATAACAGCCTCACTAACTTGCGGGCCTGGATGCTAAAACACGTGCGCAACAGCCGAGGCCCGAGCAGCACTGTGAATGTGGGTGTGAGCAAGAAGAGAGGCTCTCGAACTCCTCCTAAAAGTAACAA TGGATTGCCCATTTCTTCCGAAAACACCGTGAGCCGGGCTCGAAGTTTTAGCACTGGCACAAGTACTGGTGGTAGCAGCAGCAGCCAACAAAATTCTCCACAGATGAAGAACTCCCCCAGCTTTCCCTTTCATGCCAGTCGGCCTGCAGGGTTGCCGGGCCTAAGCTGTAGCACCCAAAAGGTCAGCCACCGGGTGCTAGGCCCTGTCAGAG AGCCCCGATGTCAGGACCGAAGACGGAGGCAGCAGCCACTAAACCAGCGCCCTATTGCAAGCAGTCTGGCCCCATCCCTAATTCCTGCCAGTTCTGGTCCAGTCTCCTCACACAACTTGGGCTCCTGCATATTGCCCAATTCACTCAGCTTACCAG GGAGCAGCTGCCCATTCTCATCTCCAGGGGACAAGCCAGAGGCTGTCATGGTGATTGGGAAAGGCCTGCTAGGGACTGGTGCTCAGATCCCCTGTATCAGGACTCGTTTGCAG GTTAGGCCCAGGTTGGGCCGGGGCTCACCGCCGACTCACAGAGGGATGAGAGGCTCTTCAGGCCCCACATCCCCAATACCCCAGACCACAGAAAGCAGTGAGCTGGAGCCGGGACCCCACTCTGCTGCACCAGG GCTGCCTCAGGCCGTCCCCCCACGGCCCCGATCTGCCCctgtcttttctatttcctgtacTCTATCTGACTCCCCATCCGGGATTTGTTACAACAGGGGGCCCTTGAGCCAACCTGAGGTTTGTTTTGTCCCTAAATCTCCCCCAATCACTATTTCCCCCAGGGTCTGA